The Pocillopora verrucosa isolate sample1 chromosome 14, ASM3666991v2, whole genome shotgun sequence genome has a segment encoding these proteins:
- the LOC131793952 gene encoding tumor necrosis factor receptor superfamily member 10B-like isoform X2, with translation MSSSDRLFGLLYISMMSVLWMSVSASPCPGNSITIRDSVTGHVQCQDCLVCPAGQGLSVDCGDVISPQTPIVCKPCELGRTYSSKSEAGACKSCMKCGEYRETISSCTLTSEAVCGTNCKLGAYPEDMLSMCRPCSACCNDEDDIIEPECQVPGVPKNKQCSELRSEKCSKVIANVSVSKRVLDAEANLSASSLATLTKVQTSTPVTEHSKKDSASMDDASPLYGKMIGVAIGVPLVILVLVALILIVKKRRTRQACKKTGDNDVERLDVQGSIRPVKDEKSDQLPHPVQESENLTVAKPETQLPAETKV, from the coding sequence ATGTCCTCTTCTGATCGACTTTTCGGCCTACTATACATTAGCATGATGTCTGTTTTATGGATGTCTGTCTCCGCCTCGCCATGTCCAGGTAACAGTATAACCATCCGGGATTCAGTAACGGGGCACGTTCAGTGCCAGGACTGCTTGGTGTGTCCGGCGGGGCAGGGTCTCTCTGTGGACTGTGGTGATGTAATATCACCACAGACACCCATCGTTTGTAAGCCATGTGAGCTAGGGAGAACTTATTCATCTAAAAGCGAAGCCGGGGCGTGCAAGAGTTGTATGAAATGTGGAGAATATCGAGAGACTATCAGTTCTTGCACCCTGACCTCTGAGGCAGTGTGCGGGACGAACTGTAAGCTTGGAGCTTACCCAGAAGATATGCTTAGCATGTGTAGACCGTGTTCCGCTTGCTGCAACGACGAGGATGATATCATTGAGCCTGAGTGTCAAGTGCCGGGGGTGCCTAAAAACAAGCAGTGCAGCGAGCTTAGATCAGAGAAGTGTAGCAAGGTGATAGCTAATGTGAGTGTCAGTAAAAGGGTACTTGACGCGGAGGCCAATCTCTCCGCGTCATCATTGGCAACCTTAACAAAAGTGCAAACGTCCACCCCAGTCACAGAGCACTCTAAAAAGGATTCAGCTTCCATGGACGATGCTTCTCCACTATATGGTAAGATGATTGGCGTTGCAATTGGAGTTCCATTAGTGATCTTGGTGCTGGTGGCGCTTATCCTTATCGTGAAAAAAAGACGCACAAGGCAAGCATGTAAAAAGACTGGCGATAATGATGTGGAAAGGCTTGATGTACAGGGGAGTATAAGGCCAGTCAAGGACGAAAAGTCTGATCAACTGCCGCATCCAGTGCAAGAAAGTGAGAATCTCACAGTAGCGAAGCCGGAAACACAACTTCCGGCTGAAACAAAAGTATAA